A segment of the Crassostrea angulata isolate pt1a10 chromosome 10, ASM2561291v2, whole genome shotgun sequence genome:
ATGTATAACATCAGATCTCCGTGGTCATGCCATAACAgttaatttataaaaacacaTCATGTctttaaatgacattttaaacttattttcacaaaataaaaagatatattgccaactttttatatttactaAACACTCTGAAATTGATTAGGAGTACCCCACGCCCCCAGGAAATGGAATGCAATATTTTGATTGTGTATTAATATTAATCTATTAATTGTTATACTTAGTGtaatttatgtattaaaaagtattttatgcAGTTAAATCATATTGCTAGGggttttatcaaaaataaaacaaaaatgtgaattttttacAAACCTTGCAACAGCACAAttaaatcaagttttttttgcatacaatttgtttttaaaactgtaGTTTTAATTATTCAGAATtggaattttgataaaaaaatcacCATTTTTTCATATAGCACTGATCATAAATTTAGCTATGCCATACTTGatatatttcgttttatggatttttgagaaaGTTCATTTTTTCATCTTGTTCTTCGAatctgtattttgttaaatgatCGAGTACTAaagagagaaataaaaaaaaaatcttttaatatgtACTTGCAAAAGAATAAGCACTTTAATAAAACTAGAGACTCTTTATGTGTATATCTCAACATTCCCAATCGGGTTTGTCCCCCTTGGGCGACTTATTGTTATCTAGGAACATTGTAACACATATCGGACAACTGGTACTCTAATGACGCATTTATCTACCAAAGTTAAATCCTTTTGTATGGtttcttttgaaatacaaaCGTTGAAAGATAtattgttgtttaaaaaaaataaaatggaaccAGAGAGAGAAACACCTTTAAcgaaaacaaaaaatcataaatctGCTATGATATTGACAATCTCTGACACGTGAGAAAAGATGTAGCAGTTGGAATTTTTCTTATACACATAataaacacattaaaatatggtctgaattggggaaaaataacacatgtaaaataaaggtTTAAATCATGCAAGTACACGTATTGGTTTCAACATATTAAATTTTCAGTGCAATGATCTTGCAGAAAATTGATGATctctatttcaataaaaaaattttggttatatgtatttattctgATTAACATGTTATAGGCAAAATTaaatgctattttttatttgttttcaaaaaattttctaaagtaatttataagaaatacATTTACGTGTGAAAACAGAATATATCCTCCTGATTACTAaggtgtgaaaatcaaaatgattgCCAGGTGGGAATTGAGAATTTTAGAATGTTGGGTAGGTGGGAATAAACCTTTTGTGTCACCTGTATTCTAGAAattatgcatcatatattgATTCTATTCATAAATTCAAACTTTATACTGCCAATTAAACAATCTTAAATAAAATGGTAAAggcaaaattacatatttacagagtttagtgaCTAttttttgtggcggaaggtttttaaaaagaaaatgaatatttttcataacCCAGTTGTCTTACAGTATCGCCACTTTAACTTCCTTATTTTTAGTGCAAACAAAACTTCCAGATAATTTGTGCATTAggatatctttattttgttacgaaaaacaatttttcaatgtctTTATCGACACATACTGGcaaatttaacttatatttcataaaagtaaagaaaaactaGAATCCCATTTTTGGGGGGCCTAAAatcagcttatttcatgccatatctcaaattgTACATAACAGATCCATACTTTTTGTCTTACTTTCCCATcaattaaaactgaaattttaagatttttctgacaagtgtatcataatttgagaaaaagtttgagacttttaaataGTTCCATTACATGTTGAATtggtaatgaataaaaatagctTTTTATAAGTGCAAAAAgttcaaaatatcaattaggtgaagaaatttaacattttcctttttgataattttaaaattcatttatttcatttattttattttattttatttatttcatttattttaaatagtatAAATTTAAATGCCATGATTCATtccgataataaaatatagacGGAAAAGCGACttagtgcagaaaggtcatattaaatacatctagcgccaaatgaagcatatagacaacgaaattttgttttgaattttggttaagctatgtgtgtagatttaaaaaaaactttggaaAAAACTTTAAGACTTTTGATCGTAGGATCTAACGTCCTTAAGGAtattaagaataattttatttcatttctgtttttataaactttaatcaattaaaaaaaaaaatctgtataatgtttttaacaatttttgagTGAATAtagtacattgtaaaataaaaaaaaatgaataaaaatgaattataattattgTAACAGTTACTAAAAAACCCGAACATTTTAAAACACCTTAATGACGTTTAAACAATGGCTATTTAGTGATTATAACATGTCACAAAATACTGTTTAATTCTTATTATTCACTTTATTTACAATACATAACACATTTAGTCTGACAATTAATTGAAGAATAATGGTTTTCCAAGAAATAACTTTCTTAGACAAAGTTCTGGTCTTCAAACCGTCGTTTATAAATATTGTCCAACCCAACCTATCGTATTATTAGTAGAGTATTAAGTAATTTTTGGAAATATAGATCAAATTCTTCAGTCTCGAATACTAGTAACAATGTGCGTAATAATTATGCCAGTgtcaaggtggcatttttgcacacttctaagctgcatatatcgaaaaattcaaatatgccatatgatagacatTTGCTTAAAGAGTTTTTAACCAtctttgttatcattgtatctcacctgtcaggtgaaatatttacttttcaaaaataaaatcccacagaaaaatgttttttcccgatggaaaaacaatattcctattggaaatttgaaatttccaatcggaatacaagaacttcaaTTCCGACAGAATTTACtaaaattactaaaaaaaatacctGTCTGAGAATCatttctcctatgggaattatcatttctctataggatattaattttcaaaagtaaatatctcacctgtcaggtgaaacacactacccgtaaaaacaaaagtgttatataatctctatacgatggtctatcatttggtatatatggatttttccaaaactgcatcttaagcgggtacaaaaatgccaccttgacactggcataattatccgacACCGTGTCTAGTATTTGTGTAATTTAATAATAAGATTTACTTCGTAATCCAGTAACTGAGATTTTGAGTTCCCATGTTTTCTATAGGTGGTATATGAGGTTAAATATCCAGTCCTTCACTGTTTATTTATACACTTCTCTCACTGTCGTGTATCCGGTCTTTCTTTTTTAGTCGTTTTATCATTGTACGTTGTTTCTAGTGTCCACCCTTTGGAGTAGTGTACTGTCTTTGTATATCGTTTCTAATATCCACTGTCTGTACTTCTGTACGTTTGTGTACACGCCAGGTTGGTCAGCCTGTGCACATTCGCTGTAGGTTTTTCCTCCCCAGCTTGTTATACCTATTTTATACAAACacatcaattatatatatatatatatatatatatatatatatatatatatatatatatatatatatatatatatatatatatatatatatatatatataaacaaaggaATTCTTCATCGTATATTCCCCTATTAATGATTTAagatatatattctttattaattaatgcatatcagttaaaatatcatttatacttatatttaaataaataatgataaaagtTTTAGATAAATCCATCATAATGATTAATACACAAATAACATGATAACATAGTTTCCGACCTTTTACGCGCCAAACGCCATCAGCATGACACTGCAGAGGTCCCCCGCTGTCTCCCTACAAACAGAATTAACGTTACAATGAACAGAAACCTAgctggtttttaaaaaataagaaatgagTAGTTAAATCTTATATGAGCACAAACGATAAAGATATTAGATTTCGGTATGTTACGCGCTGTTTGATTGCtatgtaaattattttatacatgCAATACTATACCCTTCCGTACATCACAATGACATATCTTAAcgattatttcttttttttattaagaagtgtatttcattttaattttcaaaacagatattAAATTGAAAGGAATTAATTCGGTAGCTACCAACTTTAATATACACTAGGTGTGAACAGTTAATGCatttgatgatttgtgctgCTGGTTATAAAGCCTAAATTGACGTAACTTGAATTTTACGCCAGTACACTGATACGGCATAATGATAGTATCGAATACATTCTTGATAAATGTAtctccaaacttttaaaacaaattatgcaACAATATTCATTCTCATGTGCATGGTAGCAAAGATTTTTGTATCACTTTACATAACATTGCTGTCACCCTTAAACACAATCAACGTTACAATGAACAAACCTAATCTTtatattgtaagaaaaataattttatacattcattatACTTTTTCGTACATAAAAATGAcgtatttttacaattttaaaaattatttaggagcatatttcactttattttgtttcgtttttaatagactttttgaattaaaaggaATTTGGAATTCGGAAGCTACTAATTTCAATGTATAATATGTTTGAACAGTTAACGCCTTTGATGATCCGTTTTGTTTTATAGTCATAACTTGAATTATATGAATGAATACCGATCCGGCAAATACTAGTATCAAATTCATTCTTAATAAATGCATCTTAAAACGTTTTAGACAAACCAGAGTGAAGTGCATATCAATTCTTATGTGCATGGTAGCAAATAGTTTTTTCCTCTTACTTAAAATTGCTTTGACATCTAGTAATTTACGTTTTGACAGCTAGAACTTGGgatattgtattatttctttcgccaatatattaaattatccttGTGAAAAACTCCATACATTGCAGGAATCTACGTGACCTTCGGGATAGCCGGCACAGACCATGTTTTCTGTTAGTTTCTCGTCGTATCCTTCTTTCTGTTGACACTCTTTCTCTTCGATGATTGGAATCGAGGCTTGTTGTAAAAGATCTGGCCAGGCCGTGAAATCGATCTCGTAGGGTGATGACACATTTGGAGCTGAAAGTAAATTGCATATATGATTAACCATTGGAAAATTAATGCAGTTGTTTGGTGTGTGATGGAAATTTCATTATGTGTCTTAAATAGCTTAAGATGCATGTTAACTTAAAGCGTACTTCTTTTAATCCCCCATCCAGTTATAACACAGTCATTTTCAATAGTGTCGATTTCTGGTGGCAAACACAGCGGACGGACAAATTCGGTAGTTTCTATTGCGTGATTTAGCTTCACTAACGCAATATCGTTATCGAATGGAGTTGAATTGGTGCCGTAACCAGGATGCGTATATATCTTTTGAATCATTCGCTGCTGTTCGACGGGGTTTCCAGTGAGTGAAGATGAGACATTGTGTATCCCTGTCCGGATCAGCATGAATTTATAAGCATCATGTAGAGGCcttaaaaggaaaatataataattatctgCGCACTATACATTGTTGTCTTAGTTTAATAAAGGTATAGTCAGTCAAAATGCATGCTTACGGGTCAAAACAGTGAGCTGCAGTTAAAAACCATGCATTGTCGATGAGAAATCCTCCACACACGGATTGGTGAAAAGGGACAAAATATATAGACacctgtttgataaaaaaaatggagtTATTAGTAAATATATACACCGCatataaatgaatacatgtaaattgtaaattatgtaAAACACCGTTTAATAAAGCGTTAGGCATAATAAAATAACCATTAATGTACCATCCATGGCCAGCTGCCTTTCCGAGCGTCTGTGCCTCCCATAATTCTGTAATGTGTACCATGAGGAGCAAAGTGTTGTCTTCCACATGAAGAGGTAAGATTCCTCATCCATGTAATCTTCCATTCCGAAAATGAGGCCATTCCGTTGAAGTTCATCGTCGTTTGTTCCTGTAATGTAGTTTTGGTCGTAGAATGGTCGGCGGGGTGTGATGCAGGGTGCAGTGCCGCGCCCATTGTCGTAGCTGTGTTTTGGTGCAGTACATTAACCAGTATAGGTTGGGGATTGTGTACCGGGGAGTGACTGTTTGACCACGGTGGAGGTCTTTTCGGGGGAAATTTCTGACCTTTCTGCAGGTCTTCGTCGATATTCTGTTCATTTATTGGGATTCGATGTGGCCCATTATACTTAGAATTCCCTTTGAAAATAAAGCGGTATTATTTAAACTACTACCGAAAAAGGAGACTtgcctttgaaaaaaaatgccattttaagttttttaagcTTAAATTCTAaagaaatgaatgaataaatgttaaggaaggagtccttcaagtttatttaatgagaaattcattttaattttcacacaaccaaataggaaaaaaaaaatcaaagaccaTCTAATTTTCGTTTTATCTTAAAATGTGAATATAAATCGTTTGCTATTCagtgattttgatttgaataaaGGTACAAATTAATGTAATATTTTCAACGCAACGTCATTAAAAAGGAAATAACAATAATTGAGCTTTTCAATTCAGTGCATCGCaaattaatgaacatttattaGATTATTCTGCCAATATTTTGACAAGTTAGAAGCAAAACAGGactctttaaaaattcaatttctttattcccATTTAGAATAAacagaatgaaaattttcatatttacagattaaaaaaaatctccttAATACATATGGAtttcatcttcattttttttttgtcagaaaaacggaaaaaataaatgatatcgcAACGCATGTCATTTTACGTAAAATAAGTTACCTTGCATAATATATTTAGCTGAGGCAAAATCCATCATGAAAGTGATTAAGGTGAATACAGCTAAAACCTCCATGATTTGCCCGCGTCCTTCCGATATCTAATGGTATACGTCATGTCACATAGGTGTATATATGtacgtacatatatatacactgGACACAATATCGATAGGTACCTTAATTCCAACCATTTCGTGAATTATGACAGTGGTGAAAGGATTGCCAATCAAATAAATTGTTTGAACAGCTATCAGAATTACCTAGCAATGGAGAAATGCGATAGTCTTAATTTGATTCCTGGATAGATATTTCATTCTCGCTAATTTTAAATCAAGCACTGATATAGGGTTTGAACATCCGTTTCAAAGTCTATGGCTTCCGCGATCCTTGGACCCGGGaaatacccaaatttaaaaGGATTTGTGTTCATTGGACCACATTTACAAATTAGACTTGCGGGTCACGTCAAGATGTCTATGTGGAAGATTAATTAATCTCCTGTATATAAAAGATCATACACTTCTTCATTCACACTTGTATCccgtatacatgtagttatatcttaatgtgttaaaaaaatatcacaccAGACCTGTATAataccattttctttatatacacatgtagtaACTCTTTCGTgtgtttataaattataatttttttttacatttttacactTATACTCTTTCTTGGAATGcgtgcaaaaaataaattattgggTTTAATTATGTCATATACTCTATCCGGTACCATCGTTTAAATGTACGGGGATACAATGGATTATGGGGCAAATTGTGTTTATATTAGTAAATGTCATCCATAAGAAGGGGTATTCTGATTTTATAAACACATGTCAAGAATAGGGTGGGGTCACTTACAACagaatgtaattaattaaatcacaattactttcataaatcattcaattaaattaccattaaattaccattacacgattattcaaatgtaattaaattacaattactctGCAGatgtaatttattaaattactaattacattttcatcaaaatttactaaaaccaTGTTGTACCGGTAGCTATAACATAGATGTATAAACATTGAAGGAGGTATGTCTataatgtgaataaaatttcgtcataatcaaaatactttctctCTTTTAGGATTTGCTCACTACTCTGATAGGTAACActttttggaaataaaaaaatatatatgtactgtggttttcatgtttatttcaaaacgcGGGTAGTCACAGTGTGGTGGTGTCCCATACATGTACCAccttgatattcattaaacatttaaaGGTCATATCCCCTAACCTACACCTATCATGTCGACTATAGTATTTCCTGCATGCAAAACTTTTTTCTGGAAATTTTCTCCTTTGCATTTTTATCcactattttttctttataaatactCCAAAAATACAGGTTAATATCAGGTAGAggacagactataattgttataaaaacataatTCACACCTGTTGTTTTATAACtataattatcaaatgtttgcAATAAGGGAACACACCCTATGGTCATGTACGTTTGGCATCTAAAACTTAAAACCCATTTGAAGCCATGCATTTTAGCTCTATGttttttaatgctttttaaagcatgacttgatagtttatataatttagataacactgtttatataatttagataacttgtttgttaataaaacagttatttttgtttaactAATTCAATGATAATTGACTTACTAATTATTCCAAtaagaatgaaaataatttaaagaaagaaagaaaacagatcaagcaaatcatcaaatacatgtgcTTAATGAAATTTGGGGAAACTTTTGATTAAATGTGgaatcactgaaaaaaaaatcatttttaaaaaatatttattataatggatatgataaattaatagttcaatgatttttacTACTCTTCCTAACTTGACCTTGTACCATCGATAGTGTGGGAAACAATGGGTAGTGAacagtttcatatttatatgtaaatcGGTGTGTAATTGAATGTAACtgaaaagtaattggaattacatgcctttttcgaaagtaattaaattaccatttcatgtaattgaaaatttggaCAATTACACATTACTTACAATTACACCaacatttgtaattaattacactcaattaccattacaaattaccataACCCCATCCCTGGTCaagaataatataatatattcaacGAATAGAATTATGATCACCGAACCTTgtcttaaattgttgttttgtatgtttataaatatttgtctGAAATGCTGATATCAAAAAGCAAGCAAAAAATGTATTCAATGAGTATATgccaaaaaatatatgtaaatgtatcatCTATTACTGTATCACAAAATACATTTGTGATATCCTCGGTTCAGTAAGCCCCAACTATACAAAATTCTCGAGCTCGCATATTCCGAATAATAATTTGTACAAGTTAACCAAAGTTCCTTATAACATTAGAAATAAAGCATGACATTATAATGGTTGTTGCACATTGTTTGCACATTATCCCTTTACTGCTGCATGATTTTCTACTTTTTGTTTAGTACCAACTTGctttcaaaaagtaaaataaatataatcaaaattataatgtttttattttagtttttatttgatataagaGATATCACAAATCGAAAATGGCTGCCGCCTTGGAACAGTATGTAAATACAGTTCAAAATTTGTCTTCACAAGGTAAAAACAGTGTTTTGAGCAACTTAGTTtgcaattgatttgatttagatattgttaatgtttttaattttgtcattttatcttatattttcTCATCTGCTGAAAATTCAAACTGATTAAATTGAactatttttctgatttgtgGCAACTGTGCTGAAAATTAGGATTGTCTTGATTGTGGTGTTATATGTTTTTCGGTGTGACCGTTTTGGCGAGTGCAATTGGCGCTACAGATAGCTCATGCCGTTGTCAAGTACGTTGATTTGTCCCCACTCAAAAACAACATCGTGTAAGTCCTGTCGGCGTTTTTCTTGTAATTCACTAATTGACAAGTTTATGCGCGAACTAGAGAGGATGGGGTCAGAAGTGTGCACACTCCCTTGAAAATCCAATCTTATAGAATTTACATCATAATGAAAATCCCCTTTTGTTCATAGATGTTAGTTTTAATACTATAGTCTgccccaagatatttatgcagcacatttggctgattttatataaaaaaattaaatacatataccGGGTAACTagaattaccgaaatacccatGATTTACCGAAATGCCCTTCAAAAACACAGAAATGCCTCATTTGAgcacaaatatttaacatcataGTTTAAATCTaagtgtttaaatgtatttccccaattttcagtttgataatGTAATTATTTTGACATAAATAGCGATTTTTAACATGTGCAGACATTGGGttaagaacgataactcttgcaTGAATTACTTTTCACTCAAATAGAGGTGTGAAATTTTATTCCCAGAATAAAATAactaagaattaaaaataacagtttatcagcttttattttttaatatcatataataatcaTCAAAAATCCATATAGAGTGGGAGCAACTATAAAAATAGCAACTATTTTAAAGATGTTATTCCTATCAGAATTGCTCCTTTCTCTTGCATACGTATATAACACAAGTCCAagtattatgataaatatacatttatccaaaaaattaactttatataCAATAACTATCTATATAAAATACTAGACATACACTCTTTATGGCGTAATAATGGgcattttggtgtttttgaaAGGTATTTTGGTGTTTTCACCGGGTATTTCGGTAAATCgcgggtatttcggtaattctATGTACCGACATATACCTGTAAAAGAAGTGCAATATTGAAAatgatgaaagggaaaattcccaagatatcttcattgacacataaTCATTTTTCCCTCATAAATATTCACAGGAATAAAAACagatttattacatgtataatcttaTGGAGAATGTTGACATCTCTTCTCCGttcggaagtcactcggaaaaccttgcacaattttttaacgttatcatctggGTCTGCTGCTATACAAAATCCCTTTAGGAATTACATTTTTGGCTGTGTATTGAAACACATCAGCTAGAGGGGggcatttgaaattttttatacttttgaagAACATCATTTGAACCTTGAATTTTCTAAAGATCaagtaattaagcaaaatgtgaatcgcGAATATCTTGAGACAGAGTATAGTTATATTTTTGTCCCCTTGttaccgtttttttttttttaatttcataactttcatcaattttatgtaatttcttatttaatgataattaaatgtTTGCCATAATAGTGCACATTTAAAATGTGTGGCCCTCTTCCCTTCCTCCCTTTTTGCAGTGTGACATCCAACCACACATCCTTTTTGCAGTGTGACATCCAACCACACATGAAGGTTTGACCATTCAACTGCTTTCcttttctctcctttttgttttatttattaagacATACAAAATCTTGTTGCAGCCAATCTAATAAAAGTTAGATTTTTTATTCCGCCCTCTATATTTAACACCTTTGCCATAACCTTGAactgatatgaaaataaagcaTTGAAAGTGTGAAATATATATTggaaaaatacaatattattataaaataattgattCTTTCAGGAAATTTTTCACAGTTATGTGAATATATTGGAAAGAGTGCAGAAGCCTTGGCAAAAAATGCTAATCATTTGGATAATGTTTTGGCAACCCTTGACATTCAACAGCACTCATTAGGAATACTTGGAATTTTGTGAGTATTGCAGTACTTTATTCTATACTTTTTGCAAAACAAATAAACTTATCATTAAGTATGATGATATTCTTTTGAATaatgttgatttatttttatagatgtGTGAAGTACAACCTGCCAAATATACCCGACTTTGAAACACTTTTTCTACAGACACAAGAATTCATTAATGACTGCAATGGAGAACATGTTAGATATGCGACAGACAGCTGTAAGATTACTTGATTCTCACCAAATATGttgacaatttgttttattaaataggGAATGCATAGAATACATACATAGTCTAGAATGCATATAGATTTATgacaatgcattttttttttaaatttcaacagtTGCAGATTTGTGTCACAAGTTCACTCAAAATCTTGTGGAAAAGAAACAggtaatatataattatttatttatcaatgaaTATGATACATATGCTAAAATACAAGTATGTACATTGATTTAACAGAGTGGCTTGACTTATACCAAAAGAGaatatgtttgtttattgtGATGCTCAGACTTGCAACAAATA
Coding sequences within it:
- the LOC128167416 gene encoding transmembrane protease serine 9-like, with protein sequence MEVLAVFTLITFMMDFASAKYIMQGNSKYNGPHRIPINEQNIDEDLQKGQKFPPKRPPPWSNSHSPVHNPQPILVNVLHQNTATTMGAALHPASHPADHSTTKTTLQEQTTMNFNGMASFSEWKITWMRNLTSSCGRQHFAPHGTHYRIMGGTDARKGSWPWMVSIYFVPFHQSVCGGFLIDNAWFLTAAHCFDPPLHDAYKFMLIRTGIHNVSSSLTGNPVEQQRMIQKIYTHPGYGTNSTPFDNDIALVKLNHAIETTEFVRPLCLPPEIDTIENDCVITGWGIKRTPNVSSPYEIDFTAWPDLLQQASIPIIEEKECQQKEGYDEKLTENMVCAGYPEGHVDSCNGDSGGPLQCHADGVWRVKGITSWGGKTYSECAQADQPGVYTNVQKYRQWILETIYKDSTLLQRVDTRNNVWDADGDPIWGSLPNNTGCGVSHYKPISPVKRVVGGEQVAPNSWPWMALLKFDGSLTCGGTVVRNDNNTMLIITSAACVDGTLADETRWQVRLGVFSRAGATYEPYYQQFRVSKIIQHPDYHPNTYANDIALMLVEGVIQETNGVSPACVTRDMYMPGENCVTLGWGQTVQGGEVSDRLQQVFKPLLNADTCSQQLGALFDRRTMMCAGRDEGGAGACFRDSGGPLLCKRQDIWYLTGIVSWGYGCGTAGLPPVYTHVFEFVTSGWLKTNGDI